Part of the Cyanobacteria bacterium FACHB-DQ100 genome, TTGGCAACTGAACTCGAAGTGGTTGAGGGGATGGAAATCGATCGCGGTTATCTTTCGCCCTACTTTGTCACCGATACCGAACGCTTGATTGTCGAATACGAAAACGTGGCAATCTTGCTGTGCGACAAGAAAATCAATTCGATTCAAGAATTGGTTCCGGTATTAGAGCGAGTCGCAAGAGCGGGTCAACCCCTATTGATCATTGCGGAAGATGTGGAAGGAGAAGCACTGGCAACGCTGGTGGTGAACCGTCTGCGCGGTGTGTTAAATGTGGTGGCGATCAAAGCACCGGGCTTTGGCGATCGCCGCAAACAAATGCTGCAAGATATTGCGGTTCTCACCGATGGACAAGTGATTTCAGAAGAGATTGGTCTCAGCTTAGATGCAGTTTCAGCAGAAATGCTAGGAACAGCCAGAAGAATCATCGTGACCAAGGATGCGACCACGATCGTTTCTGATAATTCCAGTGGTGAGAATGTGCAGAAGCGTGTCGCTCAGTTGCGTCAAGAAGTTGAGCGCAGTGATTCTGAGTACGACAAGGAAAAGATCGCAGAACGGATTGCTAAGTTATCAGGTGGGATTGCTGTCATTAAAGTTGGAGCCGCAACCGAAACCGAACTAAAAAATCGCAAACTCCGGATCGAAGATGCGCTGAACGCAACTAAAGCGGCGGTCGCTGAAGGGGTTGTTCCGGGGGGTGGCGTGTCGCTGATCCACCTAGCGAGCAAGCTGCAAGAGTTGAAAGCGAGTCTTAATCCGGAAGAGCAAATTGGTGTTGATATCATTGTGCGATCGCTCGATGCTCCATTGCGCCAAATTGCCGATAACGCAGGAGTTGAAGGATCTGTCGTGGTTGAGAAAGTGCGAGAAATGAGCTTTAACCAGGGCTATAACGCGCTGACCAACCAGTACGAAGATCTTTTAGCTGCGGGGATTGTTGATCCGGCAAAAGTGGTGCGATCGGCACTTCAAGATGCAGGTTCGATCGCGGGAATGGTGCTGACAACTGAAGCACTTGTGGTTGAGAAGCCTGAACCGAAGTCTGCTGCTGCGCCTGATATGGGCGGTATGGGCGGCATGGGTGGCATGGGCGGTATGGGCGGTATGGGCGGCATGGGAATGATGTAGTCTGCCAACGCTTAGATTTTTGAGGCAGTTGATCAAAACGGTCAACTGCTTTTTTTTACGTGATACCGAATCAATTTGTTGATGCGACAGATCCTTCGCCCCCTAAATCCCCCATACTGGGGGACTTTGAGAATCCGAAACAGATTTGGCGTGAAGTCCCCCACGAGTGGGGGATGTAGGGGGCTTCCAAGATCTGTAGCACTCAAAAATCAATTTGGTATGAGTCTCCAAGGAAGGCGT contains:
- the groL gene encoding chaperonin GroEL (60 kDa chaperone family; promotes refolding of misfolded polypeptides especially under stressful conditions; forms two stacked rings of heptamers to form a barrel-shaped 14mer; ends can be capped by GroES; misfolded proteins enter the barrel where they are refolded when GroES binds) — its product is MAKIVVFDEESRQALERGVNALADAVRVTLGPRGRNVLLEKKFGAPQIVNDGVTIAKEIELEDPLENTGASLIREVASKTKDLAGDGTTTATVLAQAMIREGLKNVAAGTNPISLRRGMDKAIAKMVTEIQAAAKPVEGTEIAQVATVSAGNDEEVGQMIQFAMDQVGRDGVITVEESKSLATELEVVEGMEIDRGYLSPYFVTDTERLIVEYENVAILLCDKKINSIQELVPVLERVARAGQPLLIIAEDVEGEALATLVVNRLRGVLNVVAIKAPGFGDRRKQMLQDIAVLTDGQVISEEIGLSLDAVSAEMLGTARRIIVTKDATTIVSDNSSGENVQKRVAQLRQEVERSDSEYDKEKIAERIAKLSGGIAVIKVGAATETELKNRKLRIEDALNATKAAVAEGVVPGGGVSLIHLASKLQELKASLNPEEQIGVDIIVRSLDAPLRQIADNAGVEGSVVVEKVREMSFNQGYNALTNQYEDLLAAGIVDPAKVVRSALQDAGSIAGMVLTTEALVVEKPEPKSAAAPDMGGMGGMGGMGGMGGMGGMGMM